A part of Papio anubis isolate 15944 unplaced genomic scaffold, Panubis1.0 scaffold200, whole genome shotgun sequence genomic DNA contains:
- the LOC116272793 gene encoding zinc finger protein 280D-like translates to MAERETETSNSESKQDKAASSEEKNGCNANSFEGSSATKSEESLTVSDKENETCLADQETGCKNIFSCDSNIGADKVEKKKQIHVCQEMELKMRQSSENIILSAQIKDHNSSEARFSSKNIKDLRLTSDNVSIDQFLRKRDEPESVSSDVSEQGSIHLEPLTPSEVLEYEATEILQKGSGDPSAKTDEVVSDQTDDIPGGNNPSTTEATVDLADEKERS, encoded by the coding sequence aacAGGATAAAGCTGcttcttcagaagaaaaaaatggatgtaATGCAAATTCATTTGAAGGCTCATCAGCAACAAAAAGTGAAGAAAGCCTAACAgtttcagataaggaaaatgaaaccTGTCTTGCAGACCAGGAAACTGGCTGCAAAAACATCTTCAGTTGTGATTCAAATATTGGTGCAGataaagtggaaaagaaaaaacaaatacatgtttgTCAGGAAATGGAGTTGAAGATGCGCCAAAGTTCAGAAAACATAATCTTATCTGCTCAGATTAAGGATCACAACTCCAGTGAAGCCAgattttcttcaaagaatattAAGGATTTGCGGTTAACATCAGATAATGTTAGCATTGATCAGTTtttgagaaaaagagatgaaCCTGAATCTGTTAGTTCTGATGTTAGTGAGCAAGGCAGTATTCATTTGGAACCTCTGACTCCATCAGAGGTACTTGAGTATGAAGCCACAGAGATTCTTCAGAAAGGTAGTGGTGATCCTTCAGCCAAGACTGATGAAGTAGTGTCTGATCAAACAGATGACATTCCTGGAGGAAATAACCCCAGCACAACAGAGGCAACAGTAGACCTGgcagatgaaaaagaaagaagttga